In a genomic window of Sorghum bicolor mitochondrion, complete genome:
- the rps13 gene encoding ribosomal protein S13 → MSYISGARSLPDEQVRIASTKMDGIGPKKAIQLRYRLGISGNIKIHELTKYQIDQIEQMIAQDHVVHWELKRGERADIERLISISRYRGIRHQDGSPLRGQRTHTNARTARKQIRK, encoded by the coding sequence ATGTCATATATCTCAGGAGCTAGATCACTTCCCGATGAACAAGTAAGAATTGCCTCAACAAAAATGGATGGAATTGGACCGAAAAAAGCCATTCAGCTTCGTTATCGATTAGGTATCAGTGGGAACATCAAGATTCATGAGTTAACTAAGTATCAGATCGACCAAATTGAACAAATGATAGCTCAAGATCATGTTGTTCATTGGGAATTGAAGAGGGGAGAACGAGCAGACATCGAACGATTAATTTCTATTTCTCGTTATCGTGGAATTCGTCATCAAGATGGATCGCCATTACGCGGTCAACGAACTCATACTAATGCAAGGACTGCTCGCAAGCAAATTCGGAAATGA
- the mat-r gene encoding maturase (start codon not determined; may use a non-canonical start codon), protein RKKEGSKFRPLTVVLPIEKIMKEAIRMVPESIYDPEFPDTSHFRSGRGCHSALRRIKEEWGTSRWFLEFDIRKCFHTIDRHRFISILKEEIDDSKFFYPTQKQFSAGRLVGGEKGPDSVPNSVLLSALLGNIYLHKLDQEIGRIRQKHEIPLVVKIRSVLLRIGRRIDDQEKYGKEASFNAPQDNRALIVGRVKSIQRKATFHSLVSSWHTPPTSTPRRRGDQKTPFVFPPSAALAAFLNKPSSLLCAAFLIEAAGLTPKAEFNGREGFNKNLAMRDLLKYCKRRGLLIELGGEAILVIRSERGLARKLAPFKSHSLLIRICYARYADDLLLGIVGAVFLLIEIQKRITHFLQSGLNLWVGSAGSTTIAARSTVEFPGTVIREVPPRTTPIQFLRELEKRLRVKHRIHITACHLRSAIHSKLRDLGYSIPIKELTKGMSGRGRLLDAVQLAETLGKDGLKSPQVSVLWGTVKHIRQRSRGISLLHSSGQSKVPSGVQQAVSRSGMSVLKNKLYTPFGRKAAGEGRGHWAGSFSSEFPIQIEAPIKKILRRLRDRGLISRRRPRPIHVASLTNVSDRDIVNWSAGIAISPLSYYRCCDNLYQVRTIVNYQIRWSAIFTLAHKHKSSARNIIPKYPKDSNIVNQEGGKTLAEFPNSIELGKLGLGQDPNNGGALNYMFNK, encoded by the coding sequence AGAAAGAAAGAAGGGTCGAAGTTTAGACCGCTCACAGTAGTTCTACCCATAGAAAAGATCATGAAAGAGGCGATCAGAATGGTACCCGAATCCATTTACGATCCCGAGTTTCCAGACACATCGCACTTCCGCTCGGGTCGAGGCTGCCACTCGGCCCTCAGACGGATCAAAGAAGAGTGGGGAACCTCTCGCTGGTTTTTGGAATTCGACATCAGGAAGTGTTTTCACACCATCGACCGACATCGATTCATCTCAATCTTGAAGGAAGAGATCGACGATTCCAAGTTCTTTTACCCCACTCAGAAACAGTTTTCCGCCGGACGACTCGTAGGAGGTGAGAAGGGCCCTGACTCCGTCCCAAACAGTGTACTACTATCGGCCCTATTAGGCAATATCTACCTACACAAGCTCGATCAGGAGATAGGGAGGATCCGGCAGAAGCACGAAATTCCTCTTGTAGTGAAAATAAGATCGGTTCTATTAAGAATAGGTCGTCGTATTGATGACCAAGAAAAGTATGGAAAAGAAGCAAGCTTCAACGCTCCCCAAGACAACAGAGCCCTCATAGTGGGGAGGGTAAAGAGCATCCAACGCAAAGCGACCTTTCATTCCCTTGTTTCGTCGTGGCACACCCCCCCCACAAGCACCCCCAGGCGAAGGGGAGACCAGAAAACGCCTTTCGTTTTCCCTCCTTCAGCAGCCCTAGCCGCCTTCCTTAACAAGCCCTCGAGCCTCCTTTGCGCCGCCTTCCTCATAGAAGCCGCTGGGTTGACCCCGAAGGCCGAATTCAATGGTAGAGAAGGCTTTAATAAGAATTTGGCCATGAGAGACCTTCTTAAGTATTGCAAAAGAAGGGGCCTGCTGATAGAGCTGGGCGGGGAGGCGATACTAGTTATCAGGTCAGAGAGAGGCCTGGCCCGTAAGCTGGCCCCCTTTAAAAGCCATTCCTTATTAATAAGGATTTGTTACGCGCGATATGCCGACGACTTACTACTGGGAATCGTGGGTGCCGTATTTCTTCTCATAGAAATACAAAAACGTATCACCCACTTCCTACAATCCGGCCTGAACCTTTGGGTAGGCTCCGCAGGATCAACAACCATAGCTGCACGGAGTACGGTAGAATTCCCCGGTACGGTCATTCGGGAAGTCCCCCCGAGGACGACTCCCATACAATTCTTGCGAGAGCTGGAGAAGCGTCTACGGGTAAAGCACCGTATCCATATAACTGCCTGCCACCTACGCTCCGCCATCCATTCCAAGTTAAGGGACCTAGGTTATAGTATCCCTATCAAAGAGCTGACGAAGGGGATGAGCGGAAGAGGTCGTCTACTGGACGCGGTTCAACTAGCGGAGACTCTTGGAAAAGATGGACTAAAAAGTCCCCAAGTTAGCGTATTATGGGGGACCGTCAAGCACATCCGGCAAAGATCAAGGGGGATCTCGTTGTTGCATAGCTCAGGTCAGAGCAAGGTGCCATCAGGCGTTCAACAGGCAGTCTCACGATCGGGCATGAGTGTCCTGAAGAATAAATTGTATACTCCCTTTGGTCGGAAGGCGGCGGGGGAAGGAAGGGGACACTGGGCGGGATCTTTCAGCAGCGAATTCCCCATACAGATAGAGGCGCCTATCAAAAAGATACTCCGAAGGCTTCGGGATCGAGGTCTCATTAGCCGAAGAAGACCCAGGCCAATCCACGTGGCCTCTTTGACCAACGTCAGCGACAGAGACATAGTAAATTGGTCCGCGGGCATCGCGATAAGTCCTCTGTCCTACTACAGGTGCTGCGACAACCTTTACCAAGTCCGAACGATTGTCAACTACCAGATCCGCTGGTCCGCTATATTCACCCTAGCCCACAAGCACAAATCTTCGGCGCGGAATATAATCCCAAAGTACCCCAAAGACTCAAATATAGTCAATCAAGAAGGTGGTAAGACCCTTGCAGAGTTCCCAAACAGCATAGAGCTTGGGAAGCTCGGACTCGGTCAAGATCCGAACAACGGCGGAGCACTCAACTACATGTTTAATAAGTAG
- the mttB gene encoding transport membrane protein, giving the protein MPKMHLSFELLIEWNFAPETFLGEVRIRSVRILIGLGLTWFTRYWFPEESISPLAKPFLTLPLDSYFVRTQSTEAPPTYVATSSIACSYFVFPLISHQIWCFSIPSCYGEQRQKYNRFLHLSGSRFSLFLFLTPPRVVPNVWHFPYFVGATSTNSLMIKLQPKIYDYIMLTVRILFIPSVCSQVPVIVICLPEPRGLSVETFTSNRRFLMVFPLITAALSTPPDIWCQIVAPFLIYSIIEFAIFVALIVQVREEGWTSRMRESGSIEKKEE; this is encoded by the coding sequence ATGCCGAAAATGCATTTATCCTTTGAATTACTCATTGAATGGAATTTCGCACCGGAAACTTTTCTAGGAGAAGTTCGAATCCGTTCCGTTCGGATATTGATTGGTCTTGGTTTGACATGGTTTACGCGTTACTGGTTCCCGGAAGAGTCAATTTCTCCATTAGCTAAACCCTTTCTTACCCTACCTTTGGACTCGTATTTTGTTCGTACACAATCAACGGAGGCCCCCCCGACATATGTTGCAACGTCTTCAATAGCATGCTCTTACTTCGTCTTTCCCTTAATAAGTCATCAAATTTGGTGCTTTTCGATCCCCAGTTGCTATGGGGAACAAAGGCAGAAATACAATAGATTCCTCCATTTAAGTGGTTCTCGCTTCTCCTTGTTCCTGTTCCTAACTCCTCCCCGGGTAGTTCCCAATGTTTGGCACTTTCCATACTTCGTGGGTGCAACATCAACAAATTCGCTCATGATCAAGTTACAACCTAAGATCTATGACTATATTATGTTAACTGTTCGTATTTTGTTCATTCCATCGGTATGCTCCCAGGTACCTGTAATTGTGATCTGTTTGCCAGAACCAAGGGGTCTTTCTGTGGAAACCTTCACGAGCAATCGTCGTTTTTTGATGGTTTTTCCGCTTATCACAGCAGCTCTTTCCACACCTCCGGATATCTGGTGCCAAATCGTCGCCCCTTTCCTTATATATTCGATAATCGAGTTTGCTATCTTTGTGGCATTGATTGTACAAGTTCGTGAAGAGGGCTGGACGAGTAGAATGAGGGAAAGCGGCTCGATCGAGAAAAAAGAGGAGTAG